The Methanocella arvoryzae MRE50 genome includes a region encoding these proteins:
- a CDS encoding mRNA surveillance protein pelota, which yields MKVNKEEYRGDYGEISLQPESLDDLWHLKYIVEPGDTVFAMTFRAVDSVSDKIRPDKVEKKLVRLGIKVESTEFHKFSNRLRIKGTIISDLDAGAYHTLNIEPYSELSIAKHWKSDQIERIRDAVEASKRPEVEIVTIEEGEAAIGYLRQYGIEEVSRIRQASSGKREGADARSVDGRGEFFGEVAAQLKYADKVQTIVVAGPGFIKDDFVKFLRVNHPAVAQKVIVEDTSSIGSSGFQEVLRRGAIQRVAEENRITREAQLIEALLSEIAKDGKATYGFAETKRAVDYGAVETLLIADETLRGLREKGARDIESLMRDVEHARGKVVVFSTEFEPGQRLEKLGGVASILRFPIGGD from the coding sequence ATGAAGGTCAACAAGGAAGAGTACCGGGGCGACTACGGGGAAATCTCGCTGCAGCCGGAGTCGTTAGACGATCTGTGGCACCTCAAGTACATCGTAGAGCCCGGCGACACTGTCTTCGCCATGACCTTCCGGGCCGTGGACTCCGTGTCAGACAAGATCCGCCCGGACAAAGTCGAGAAAAAGCTCGTGCGGCTGGGCATCAAAGTCGAGTCCACCGAGTTCCACAAGTTCTCCAACAGGCTCAGGATCAAGGGCACCATCATCTCCGACCTCGACGCCGGCGCCTACCATACTCTAAACATCGAGCCGTATTCGGAGTTGTCCATCGCCAAGCACTGGAAATCAGACCAGATCGAGCGGATCCGGGATGCAGTCGAGGCGTCGAAGCGCCCTGAAGTAGAGATCGTGACGATAGAAGAGGGCGAAGCCGCCATCGGCTACCTTCGCCAGTACGGCATCGAAGAAGTCTCCCGCATCCGCCAGGCGTCGTCGGGCAAAAGAGAAGGCGCCGACGCAAGGTCGGTCGACGGCAGAGGCGAATTCTTCGGCGAAGTGGCCGCCCAGCTCAAGTACGCCGACAAAGTCCAGACCATCGTCGTCGCCGGCCCCGGCTTCATCAAGGACGACTTCGTCAAGTTCCTCAGGGTCAATCATCCGGCCGTAGCCCAGAAAGTCATCGTGGAAGACACCTCCTCCATAGGCTCATCCGGCTTCCAGGAAGTCCTCAGGCGAGGCGCCATCCAGCGCGTCGCAGAGGAAAACCGGATCACCAGAGAAGCCCAGCTAATCGAAGCCCTCCTCTCGGAGATAGCGAAGGACGGCAAGGCCACGTACGGCTTCGCGGAGACCAAAAGGGCAGTCGACTACGGCGCCGTCGAAACACTGCTGATAGCGGACGAGACGCTGCGAGGCCTGAGAGAAAAAGGCGCCCGCGACATCGAGTCATTAATGAGAGACGTGGAGCACGCCCGGGGCAAAGTCGTCGTCTTCTCCACCGAGTTCGAGCCCGGCCAGAGACTGGAGAAGCTGGGAGGGGTTGCATCTATACTGCGATTCCCCATCGGCGGCGACTGA